The following are encoded in a window of uncultured Sphaerochaeta sp. genomic DNA:
- a CDS encoding response regulator transcription factor, protein MHKIVRFLIVDDHPLFRQGLVSVIENVRTYQVRAQATTITEALTLLEKTEVDVALVDISLQQENGLELVKTLKACKPEVLSIVVSMYDELIYASSALKAGARGYVMKQEAASSLLKAIETVIKGKVYLSNDMRERMLDTMLLQESSQEIDPVELLSLREMEVLRLLGQGFGVSEIGKNLNLSVKTINVYRDNIRHKLSISDAGTLRKFAIKWVKSNEM, encoded by the coding sequence ATGCACAAAATTGTTCGGTTTCTGATTGTAGATGACCACCCACTTTTCCGCCAAGGTTTGGTGAGCGTCATAGAGAATGTGAGAACCTACCAAGTACGAGCTCAGGCAACCACCATCACAGAAGCGCTTACCCTGCTGGAAAAGACAGAAGTGGATGTTGCGCTTGTCGATATCTCACTCCAACAAGAGAACGGATTGGAGTTGGTTAAAACCCTCAAGGCATGCAAGCCAGAGGTTCTTTCCATTGTTGTCTCCATGTATGATGAACTTATCTATGCTTCCAGCGCACTCAAGGCTGGTGCACGTGGGTACGTGATGAAGCAGGAAGCTGCTTCCTCGCTCCTTAAAGCAATCGAGACAGTGATTAAGGGAAAAGTCTATCTCTCAAATGATATGAGGGAGAGAATGTTGGATACCATGCTACTGCAAGAATCCTCGCAGGAGATAGACCCGGTTGAGCTGCTCAGTCTCCGGGAAATGGAAGTGCTCCGCTTGCTTGGACAGGGCTTTGGTGTCTCTGAGATAGGAAAGAACCTTAATCTCTCGGTCAAGACGATCAATGTCTACCGGGACAATATCCGTCATAAGCTCTCCATCAGTGATGCAGGAACACTGCGCAAGTTTGCCATTAAATGGGTGAAGAGCAACGAGATGTAA
- the trxA gene encoding thioredoxin: MVKNVTKSTYEAEVLKSDVPVVVDFWAPWCGPCRMQGPILDQLDKEMDGKLKVVKVNVDEEGELAMTFGVQSIPTLLFYKDGKVADKAIGVRDANAVKKALGL; encoded by the coding sequence ATGGTTAAGAATGTAACAAAGAGCACATATGAAGCTGAAGTTTTGAAAAGTGATGTTCCCGTTGTAGTTGATTTCTGGGCACCATGGTGCGGTCCTTGCCGAATGCAGGGCCCCATCCTTGATCAGCTCGACAAAGAAATGGATGGCAAATTGAAGGTCGTCAAAGTGAATGTTGATGAGGAAGGCGAACTGGCCATGACCTTTGGCGTGCAGTCCATTCCCACTTTGCTCTTCTACAAGGACGGCAAGGTTGCAGACAAGGCAATTGGCGTACGTGACGCAAATGCTGTGAAGAAGGCTCTCGGCCTCTAG
- the trkA gene encoding Trk system potassium transporter TrkA → MKEPGTSKKVVILGAGRRGMGLAKQLITDGKDVVILDNSFERVEMAVSKLDCLGVLGNGTDIDKLSEAGVEQAEAFIAVTNSDEINLVSCGLVSSSFPNTKTVAAIRSLIYTGSGGLKEGLLGIDFIVNPNAETARSIFTIIEQGVNGNLLAFSNSKLLLYIFYIEKNSTFVGSTISEMRNKLNAEFVVASIKRRGHVLVPSGETTIQGEDTLSIIAESQEVTDILKTVGKLQKRPNNMVLVGASKITRALLNRMSPAMRSKVTIVDQDPEVCKEFSERFREILVIKADITDEDIMAEEQLGTYDLLIALTDNDELNIITASYAKRIGIMRSMALIKQNNNYSRMASYLGIDVVISTTDTTVESLLRYLRGNNVSSVHSLFNGQLEVYEFIIHADSEVCGKQLKDINMRKKAIVAGITNNEGKSIIPNGYSTLNEGDTVVVAALRQATEFIQKLFG, encoded by the coding sequence GTGAAGGAGCCTGGTACGAGTAAGAAAGTGGTTATCCTAGGTGCGGGAAGACGCGGCATGGGACTAGCGAAACAACTCATCACAGATGGTAAGGATGTAGTAATCCTTGACAACTCGTTTGAAAGAGTCGAAATGGCTGTTTCCAAACTCGATTGTCTCGGTGTGCTGGGCAACGGCACCGATATAGACAAGCTTAGCGAAGCAGGAGTCGAGCAAGCAGAAGCCTTTATCGCCGTAACCAACAGTGATGAAATAAATCTGGTCTCATGTGGCCTGGTCTCCTCTTCATTTCCAAATACCAAAACAGTTGCTGCAATACGATCCCTGATCTACACCGGCAGTGGTGGTCTCAAGGAGGGATTGCTTGGTATTGATTTTATCGTAAATCCCAATGCAGAAACGGCACGATCAATCTTTACCATCATTGAACAAGGGGTTAACGGAAACCTCTTAGCATTCAGTAACTCCAAGCTACTGCTCTATATTTTCTACATTGAGAAAAACAGCACCTTTGTAGGGTCCACCATCAGTGAGATGCGCAACAAACTCAACGCTGAGTTTGTCGTTGCTTCCATTAAGCGAAGAGGCCATGTGCTTGTTCCCTCAGGCGAGACTACCATTCAGGGTGAGGATACACTGAGCATCATAGCAGAATCACAGGAAGTCACCGATATCCTGAAAACAGTCGGGAAGCTCCAGAAAAGACCCAACAACATGGTGCTGGTCGGAGCAAGTAAAATCACCAGAGCTCTACTGAACCGAATGAGCCCTGCAATGCGTTCTAAGGTAACCATCGTCGACCAAGATCCTGAGGTTTGTAAGGAATTTTCAGAGCGCTTTCGTGAGATTCTGGTCATCAAGGCCGATATCACCGACGAGGACATCATGGCGGAGGAACAACTGGGAACCTATGATCTTCTTATCGCCCTTACCGACAATGACGAGTTGAATATCATCACAGCAAGTTACGCAAAACGCATCGGTATCATGCGGTCCATGGCTCTTATCAAGCAAAACAACAACTATTCACGTATGGCTTCCTACCTTGGAATCGATGTGGTCATCTCAACCACCGACACCACCGTAGAGTCCCTGCTTCGCTATCTCAGGGGGAACAATGTATCGAGTGTACATTCGCTCTTCAATGGACAGCTTGAAGTATATGAATTCATCATCCACGCAGACAGCGAGGTGTGTGGCAAGCAGTTAAAGGACATCAATATGAGAAAGAAGGCAATAGTAGCGGGGATTACCAACAATGAAGGGAAGAGTATCATTCCCAATGGATATTCCACCCTCAATGAAGGGGATACTGTTGTCGTAGCCGCACTCAGGCAAGCTACTGAGTTCATCCAAAAACTCTTTGGGTAG
- a CDS encoding membrane dipeptidase, which translates to MYPLIDLHCDTIYALEAGESHGSLIENDGHTDVRWMEMAGSITTTLALYVPLEHGISPWQTVVRMHDRFLEEISIADNRVVQVRTAEEIRSNPVQGALLSCEEFQILEGELNRISTLASWGVRIATLIWNNENDLGYPNGKTGGLKPFGYEAVAEMERNGILVDVSHLNDDGFYDIAKVAGRPFIASHSNCRAITNHSRNLSDAMIRKIADAGGVVGLNFCPSFLSEDWGHSSLEAMVRHACHLKQVGGSQVIAVGTDFDGIYGTLEIDHYSKMNRLWDALAKRGFSSTDLEGMWSGNALRVLA; encoded by the coding sequence ATGTATCCACTTATCGATTTACATTGTGACACCATCTATGCTCTCGAGGCTGGAGAGTCACATGGTTCTCTCATCGAGAATGATGGGCACACTGATGTAAGGTGGATGGAGATGGCAGGGAGCATCACTACGACTTTAGCCCTTTATGTGCCACTGGAACATGGTATTTCTCCATGGCAGACGGTAGTGAGGATGCATGACCGCTTCCTAGAGGAAATCTCCATTGCTGATAATCGGGTTGTCCAAGTGCGGACTGCCGAGGAGATACGCAGCAATCCTGTTCAAGGTGCCTTGCTGAGCTGTGAGGAGTTCCAGATACTGGAAGGGGAGCTGAACCGGATTTCCACCCTTGCTTCCTGGGGTGTGAGGATAGCCACCCTGATTTGGAACAATGAAAATGATCTAGGGTATCCCAATGGAAAGACCGGTGGATTGAAACCCTTCGGGTATGAAGCAGTTGCAGAAATGGAAAGGAATGGCATTCTTGTTGATGTTTCTCATCTTAATGATGATGGGTTCTACGATATAGCGAAGGTTGCTGGAAGACCTTTCATCGCAAGTCATTCCAACTGTAGGGCGATTACCAATCATAGCCGGAATCTCAGTGATGCGATGATCCGAAAGATTGCGGATGCTGGTGGTGTGGTTGGCCTGAATTTCTGTCCTTCCTTTCTTTCAGAAGACTGGGGACACAGCAGCTTGGAGGCAATGGTAAGACATGCATGTCATCTCAAACAAGTCGGAGGATCTCAGGTAATTGCCGTGGGGACTGATTTTGATGGAATCTATGGGACATTGGAGATTGATCACTACAGTAAGATGAACAGACTTTGGGATGCACTTGCCAAGAGAGGCTTCTCTTCCACCGACCTTGAAGGGATGTGGTCTGGGAATGCGCTCAGGGTGCTTGCCTGA
- a CDS encoding substrate-binding domain-containing protein: MQDSQRCIGIFTAGLDDEYQSAIWHAIEREAAKRQMGTISFIGSRLGSPIASEASSNLAYHLASEQTIDGLIIVASSLASYFTTMDLNKFFAPWSALPRVSIGMHMQGMSDITAEGEESLRTLVDHLVTVHHRRRFAIVTGPKTHEESVKRLQACRQALADNDITIDEKLVKSGTFTDESGSEVVRYFMESESSFDALICLNDRMAFGAMQELSKWNIRVPDDVSLIGFDGIDPSRYSIPPLTTVVQPLHEMGVIAVDILDRIMAGGEEEHISLPCSPVIRESCGCNPHVHFTPGLHEMPSYATPAERLAVKDLVLLVQRGDYHQMIARLNRALDDTTSESGSLHRWNEYLSVVEYKSRNQSTLSTKTLAMLMGAARALTGDKIGRFQAAKRVAAENSFETLRKVSAMLSGTFEMGELITNLKHGLQLFGIDRGYLVRFLNHNRKARLMMTVQQEVLPLSAFSKDFPAQHILPPSLSSEWRTQRWVLLPLVYLDEPLGYFLVPFGTVRPALYDVLQEQISSNLKGSLLLQQIREHEKNLEEQVALRTRDLSQEIKRRTELEQEVMEISTRTMERIGQELHDDLCQYLLGISLLASSAQQQLESNQEAQKESLRKISEHLGEAIGKIKTISRGLMPMELEPHSFLERLEALVGDNLRLVAIDIDVNVDPAFSIQDKTRELNIFRIVQEALTNAIKHSKANHIEISSARKFNTDGSSILSLEVRDDGTGLPQQIQGEGLGLRIMQNRAAMADAKLTLESDDEGTTALIEFKE, translated from the coding sequence ATGCAGGATTCACAGCGTTGCATCGGAATATTCACCGCAGGATTGGACGATGAATATCAGTCGGCCATCTGGCATGCCATTGAAAGGGAAGCGGCAAAGCGGCAAATGGGAACCATCTCCTTTATTGGCTCCCGCCTTGGATCTCCCATTGCCAGTGAAGCCTCTTCCAACCTTGCGTATCATCTTGCCTCCGAGCAAACCATTGATGGGCTGATCATTGTTGCCTCTTCACTTGCATCATATTTCACCACCATGGACCTGAATAAGTTCTTTGCTCCATGGTCCGCTCTGCCCAGGGTATCCATAGGGATGCACATGCAGGGCATGAGTGATATTACTGCAGAAGGAGAAGAGAGCTTGCGTACTCTGGTGGACCACTTGGTGACAGTCCATCACAGACGTCGGTTTGCTATTGTTACAGGCCCGAAAACCCATGAGGAGTCAGTCAAGAGGCTTCAGGCTTGTAGGCAGGCCCTTGCAGATAATGATATCACTATTGACGAGAAACTTGTTAAGTCAGGAACATTCACTGACGAATCAGGGAGTGAAGTAGTGCGATACTTCATGGAATCGGAGAGTTCTTTTGATGCCTTGATCTGTCTCAATGACCGGATGGCTTTCGGGGCCATGCAAGAGCTCTCGAAGTGGAATATCCGTGTGCCTGATGATGTATCCCTGATTGGATTTGACGGAATAGACCCCTCTCGCTACAGTATTCCCCCACTGACAACCGTAGTACAACCATTGCATGAAATGGGAGTAATTGCTGTTGATATCCTCGATAGGATCATGGCAGGTGGGGAAGAAGAACACATCTCCCTTCCATGCTCACCGGTAATCAGGGAGTCCTGCGGTTGTAATCCTCATGTGCACTTTACCCCGGGGCTTCATGAGATGCCGAGTTATGCCACACCGGCTGAACGTTTGGCAGTGAAAGACTTGGTTCTCCTTGTCCAGCGGGGTGACTACCATCAGATGATTGCCCGACTCAACCGTGCACTGGATGATACTACCTCAGAGAGTGGTTCTCTTCATCGGTGGAATGAGTACCTTTCAGTGGTGGAGTATAAATCTCGTAACCAAAGCACACTCAGTACCAAGACCCTTGCAATGCTTATGGGAGCAGCCCGTGCATTGACAGGGGATAAGATTGGTCGCTTTCAGGCAGCAAAACGGGTAGCAGCGGAAAATTCATTTGAAACCCTCAGAAAGGTGAGTGCCATGCTCAGCGGTACCTTCGAGATGGGGGAGTTGATCACCAACTTGAAACATGGGTTGCAGCTCTTTGGTATCGATCGTGGATATCTGGTGAGATTTCTGAACCACAACCGAAAAGCTCGGCTTATGATGACCGTTCAACAGGAAGTACTCCCTCTATCAGCGTTTTCAAAAGACTTCCCTGCCCAGCATATCCTGCCCCCCAGCCTAAGTTCTGAATGGAGGACCCAGCGTTGGGTCCTCTTGCCCTTGGTATATCTTGATGAACCTCTTGGTTATTTCTTGGTTCCCTTTGGTACTGTCCGCCCTGCTCTCTATGATGTACTGCAAGAGCAGATCTCAAGCAACCTGAAAGGCTCACTGCTTCTCCAGCAGATCAGGGAACATGAGAAAAACCTTGAGGAACAGGTGGCCTTGCGTACACGCGATCTCTCCCAGGAGATCAAGCGGAGAACTGAACTGGAACAGGAAGTTATGGAGATTTCCACGAGGACGATGGAACGTATCGGGCAGGAGTTGCATGATGACCTATGCCAATATCTTCTTGGCATCTCTCTGCTCGCCTCTTCGGCACAGCAACAACTCGAAAGCAACCAGGAAGCTCAGAAAGAGAGCCTTAGGAAAATCAGTGAGCATCTCGGTGAGGCCATCGGAAAGATCAAGACCATCAGCCGTGGACTGATGCCCATGGAATTGGAACCCCACAGTTTCTTGGAGCGCCTGGAGGCCTTAGTGGGTGATAATCTTCGGTTGGTGGCAATTGATATCGATGTAAATGTGGACCCAGCCTTTTCCATACAGGACAAGACCAGGGAACTGAATATCTTTAGGATTGTCCAAGAAGCATTGACCAATGCCATTAAACACTCAAAGGCAAATCATATAGAAATATCCTCAGCAAGAAAGTTTAATACTGATGGTTCCAGTATCCTCTCCCTGGAAGTTCGCGATGATGGGACAGGACTCCCTCAGCAGATTCAAGGAGAAGGGCTTGGCTTGAGAATTATGCAGAACAGAGCTGCGATGGCTGATGCAAAGCTCACCCTTGAGAGTGATGATGAGGGGACCACCGCTCTGATTGAATTCAAGGAGTAG
- a CDS encoding TrkH family potassium uptake protein: MINWKLDLRLLSFIVLFIGLLMGIPTALAFNYQETDAIKGFLVAYAAIAIFSTTILISTGKSQDKQMLARDGYLVVTLTWVIATAFSAIPLVASGAYVDYPSAYFEVMSGFTTTGATVLPEIESLPKSILFWRSQTNWLGGMGIVVLFVALLPALGVSGALLVGAETVGPTKDKLTPKIKNTALILWSIYIGFSVLETILLLAGGLSLYDAVTVTFSTMAAAGFCVKNASIGTFSSLYVDIVVTIFMLIAGANFALYYKAISGRLKSVLRDGELRFYLGIWALVALLAAWYLTFSNTYGSFGESFRYSAFLTASILTTTGFATTDYVLWPAFPQLLFFLLFFIGGSAGSAGGGVKVVRIATLFKMGRAHIKQRIHPKGIFQVRVGHTTVPEELMRSIATFFGVYIFTGIVGAVLISLSGLDPFSSVAASFLCLGNIGIGFGEVGPTGNFALLPSALKWVCSFLMLVGRLELFTVFVLFSKHFWKR; the protein is encoded by the coding sequence ATGATAAATTGGAAACTGGACCTTCGGCTCTTATCGTTCATAGTACTCTTTATTGGCCTGCTTATGGGTATCCCTACTGCACTGGCTTTCAATTATCAAGAAACGGATGCCATCAAGGGATTTTTGGTAGCATATGCTGCCATTGCAATATTCAGTACCACCATCCTTATCAGTACCGGAAAGTCACAGGATAAGCAGATGCTCGCTCGTGATGGATACCTCGTGGTAACCCTCACTTGGGTCATCGCAACCGCATTTTCAGCTATCCCCTTGGTAGCCAGTGGAGCCTATGTAGATTATCCCAGCGCCTACTTTGAGGTCATGAGTGGATTCACCACCACAGGGGCCACGGTATTGCCGGAAATTGAGAGTCTACCCAAATCCATCCTGTTTTGGCGTTCACAAACCAACTGGTTGGGGGGAATGGGAATTGTGGTACTCTTCGTAGCCCTGTTGCCGGCCCTTGGTGTCAGCGGAGCACTGCTCGTTGGAGCAGAAACCGTTGGTCCAACAAAGGACAAGCTTACACCCAAGATCAAGAATACTGCCCTCATTCTCTGGTCCATCTATATCGGTTTCTCTGTACTCGAAACCATCTTGCTTCTCGCCGGTGGGCTGTCCCTCTATGATGCAGTCACTGTTACCTTTTCGACCATGGCCGCAGCCGGATTCTGTGTAAAGAATGCTTCCATCGGAACATTCTCAAGCCTCTATGTCGACATCGTGGTCACCATATTCATGCTCATTGCAGGAGCCAACTTCGCACTCTACTACAAGGCCATCAGTGGAAGACTGAAATCCGTTCTGAGGGATGGTGAGCTTCGCTTCTATCTTGGTATCTGGGCATTGGTTGCATTGCTTGCAGCTTGGTATCTCACATTTTCAAATACCTATGGCTCCTTCGGTGAGTCTTTCCGCTACAGTGCATTCCTCACTGCATCTATACTCACAACCACAGGGTTTGCTACCACTGACTATGTACTCTGGCCTGCCTTTCCCCAGCTGCTTTTCTTTCTGCTCTTCTTTATCGGAGGATCGGCAGGATCTGCAGGAGGTGGTGTAAAGGTGGTCAGGATTGCCACACTCTTCAAGATGGGAAGAGCCCATATCAAGCAAAGAATCCACCCAAAGGGAATTTTCCAGGTAAGGGTCGGTCATACTACCGTTCCAGAAGAGTTGATGCGTTCCATTGCGACCTTTTTTGGTGTCTACATCTTCACAGGAATTGTTGGAGCAGTCCTTATCTCCTTGAGCGGTCTTGACCCCTTTTCCAGTGTAGCCGCATCTTTCCTCTGTCTTGGCAATATCGGAATTGGTTTTGGGGAGGTCGGCCCCACAGGCAATTTTGCCCTTCTCCCCTCAGCTTTGAAATGGGTGTGTTCCTTCCTGATGCTGGTAGGCCGTCTTGAATTGTTTACCGTTTTTGTCCTGTTTTCAAAACATTTCTGGAAGCGTTGA
- a CDS encoding DNA alkylation repair protein: MNRTALIERLSELAEPSYRSFQLKLQVSNGEVYGVRTPALQRLAKQIAPTQDIPLFLELLHSDSLSYEETIILYKLFGLISLTEEERLAYLPALLPYNISWATNDCLASEMKWIRKNRDFYYPYFNELLTHQAPYDKRLGVVTLMIFYLEPATIEEVLQKISHVESDHYYVMMALAWAYASAYCKDKEKTLPYLHPGILAEKVRKKAIQKCIESRLVSDKDKKRLKVLRQAP, from the coding sequence ATGAACCGAACAGCATTGATAGAGAGGCTCAGCGAACTTGCTGAGCCTTCTTATCGTTCATTCCAGCTGAAACTGCAAGTCTCAAATGGAGAGGTGTATGGAGTCAGGACTCCAGCACTCCAGAGGTTGGCAAAGCAAATTGCTCCAACGCAGGACATACCTCTATTTTTAGAACTACTCCACAGTGACTCACTCTCCTATGAAGAGACCATCATCCTCTATAAGCTCTTTGGCCTGATATCCCTCACAGAAGAAGAGCGGCTTGCCTATTTGCCTGCACTGTTACCCTACAACATTAGCTGGGCAACCAATGACTGCCTGGCTTCAGAGATGAAATGGATTAGGAAGAACAGGGATTTCTACTACCCCTACTTCAATGAGTTGCTAACACACCAAGCCCCTTATGATAAACGGCTTGGGGTTGTGACCCTGATGATCTTCTACCTTGAACCGGCCACCATAGAAGAAGTCTTACAGAAAATCTCTCATGTTGAGAGCGATCACTACTACGTTATGATGGCACTTGCCTGGGCGTATGCAAGTGCATACTGCAAGGACAAGGAAAAAACCCTTCCCTACCTGCACCCCGGGATTCTTGCTGAGAAAGTAAGGAAAAAAGCCATCCAGAAGTGCATTGAATCACGTTTGGTCAGTGATAAGGACAAAAAACGACTCAAGGTTCTCAGGCAAGCACCCTGA
- a CDS encoding NAD(P)-dependent alcohol dehydrogenase, producing the protein MKAIVYEKVNSSKILVLRDIVKPMPNTHEVLVRIHAASVNALDYRPMQMGVGIPKSRIFGADIVGMVEAVGRDTTTFKIGDMVVGDISENGCGGFAEYVAVDERVLALKPSAISDEFAAAVPVAAVTALQALRDKGELTAGMRLLIYGAGGGVGTYAVQLASYFGAQVTAVCSTRNTALVRSLGASEVIDYTREDITTSSRRFDRIIAINGYHRLSAYKHLLVPNGTVVMVGGSLKQIFTSLLFGSLMSIGSKKMRTLAAKPNRKDLEFVLDLVASGKIHPVIDRCYPLEQTAEAMSYVSEGHAKGKVVITVTSK; encoded by the coding sequence TTGAAAGCAATTGTTTATGAGAAGGTGAACTCGTCAAAAATCTTGGTCCTTCGTGATATTGTAAAACCAATGCCTAACACGCATGAAGTATTGGTACGTATCCATGCTGCATCGGTGAATGCGCTTGATTACCGTCCTATGCAAATGGGTGTCGGTATACCGAAGAGCCGGATATTCGGAGCTGATATCGTGGGAATGGTGGAAGCGGTGGGTAGAGATACCACCACCTTCAAAATTGGTGATATGGTGGTCGGTGATATCTCGGAAAACGGATGTGGAGGCTTTGCAGAATATGTTGCTGTAGATGAGAGGGTGTTGGCCTTGAAGCCATCCGCGATTTCAGACGAATTCGCCGCTGCCGTCCCGGTAGCAGCAGTCACTGCCTTGCAGGCCTTACGTGACAAGGGAGAGCTCACTGCTGGCATGAGGCTACTCATCTATGGAGCGGGAGGTGGTGTCGGCACGTATGCCGTTCAGCTAGCCAGCTATTTTGGCGCTCAGGTGACTGCCGTCTGCAGTACCCGCAATACAGCACTTGTACGCAGCCTGGGAGCAAGCGAGGTTATCGATTACACAAGGGAGGATATCACCACCAGTAGCCGTCGATTCGACCGGATTATCGCCATAAATGGGTACCACCGGCTTTCAGCGTATAAGCATCTCCTCGTGCCTAATGGAACAGTCGTTATGGTGGGAGGTTCCTTGAAACAGATATTCACTTCTCTTCTCTTTGGATCGTTGATGTCGATAGGGTCAAAGAAAATGCGTACACTGGCAGCGAAACCCAACAGGAAGGACCTGGAATTTGTTCTGGACTTGGTAGCCTCAGGCAAGATACACCCAGTCATAGATCGATGCTATCCGCTGGAGCAAACTGCAGAAGCAATGAGTTATGTGAGCGAGGGGCATGCCAAGGGCAAGGTGGTCATTACAGTGACCTCCAAGTAA
- a CDS encoding glycerate kinase, whose amino-acid sequence MKNILLIPDSFKGTMSSEQICSIMDRAIKRHYNDAKVTSIPVADGGEGSVDAFLQALGGEKRIVTVQGPFGQLMESFYGIIKGDTAVIEMASCAGLPLVGDELRPDKTTTYGVGQLMLDAAKNGCKHIIVGLGGSSTNDGGCGAAAACGVVFKDKDGNAFVPTGGTMDQVASIDTSDLDPAFKQVTITTMCDIDNPFHGTNGAAYIFGPQKGADPEMVKVLDGNLKSLAEVIQKDLGIDVQAIPGSGAAGGMGGGMAAFFSSTLQMGIETVLDTVNFDSLLKEADLVLTGEGKIDGQSLRGKVVIGVSRRAKKAKVPVLAIVGDIGDDVEGAYDEGVTGIFSINRVAVEFKKAKGRAPEDMEKTIDNLMRFTKQMGL is encoded by the coding sequence ATGAAAAACATCCTCTTGATCCCCGATTCCTTCAAGGGAACCATGAGTTCAGAACAGATCTGTTCCATCATGGACAGAGCTATCAAGCGCCACTATAACGATGCAAAAGTCACCAGTATCCCGGTTGCAGACGGAGGAGAAGGGAGCGTAGATGCTTTTCTTCAAGCCCTCGGTGGGGAGAAACGTATCGTAACTGTGCAAGGACCCTTTGGACAACTCATGGAAAGTTTCTATGGTATCATCAAAGGTGATACTGCTGTCATCGAGATGGCTTCCTGCGCAGGGCTTCCCTTGGTAGGCGATGAACTCCGCCCGGACAAGACCACAACCTATGGTGTTGGACAGCTGATGCTTGATGCTGCAAAAAACGGATGCAAGCACATCATTGTCGGTCTGGGAGGCAGTTCCACCAATGATGGTGGTTGCGGGGCTGCAGCTGCTTGCGGCGTTGTGTTCAAGGATAAGGACGGCAATGCCTTTGTTCCTACCGGAGGAACGATGGATCAGGTTGCATCGATTGACACATCTGATCTTGATCCAGCATTCAAACAGGTAACCATCACTACCATGTGTGACATCGACAACCCATTCCATGGGACCAATGGTGCAGCCTATATTTTTGGACCACAGAAAGGTGCAGATCCTGAGATGGTAAAGGTACTGGATGGCAACCTCAAGAGTCTCGCTGAAGTAATTCAGAAGGATCTGGGTATTGATGTACAGGCAATCCCTGGCAGCGGAGCAGCAGGTGGAATGGGTGGCGGAATGGCTGCCTTCTTCTCCTCCACCCTTCAGATGGGAATCGAGACCGTTCTGGATACCGTCAACTTTGACTCCCTGCTCAAGGAAGCAGACCTAGTCCTTACCGGTGAAGGAAAGATCGATGGCCAGTCACTCAGGGGCAAGGTGGTTATCGGGGTATCCAGACGTGCCAAGAAAGCCAAGGTACCGGTACTCGCTATCGTTGGGGATATCGGGGATGATGTGGAAGGAGCCTATGACGAGGGAGTCACCGGCATCTTCTCGATCAATAGGGTCGCTGTTGAGTTCAAGAAGGCCAAGGGCCGTGCTCCCGAGGATATGGAGAAGACCATCGACAACCTGATGCGATTCACCAAGCAGATGGGACTATGA